In the genome of Clostridia bacterium, the window CCCGCTGGCGCGCAGAGCAGAAAATGAGGAAGAAATGGCCCGGATTGATTTCGAAAAGATGCAGGGACTGGCGCCGGCCGTGGTACAGGACGCCGACAATGACGAAGTGCTGATGGTCGGCTTCATGAACGAAGAATCGCTGAAGAGGACCCTCGACTCCGGTTACCTAACCTTTTACAGCCGAACCCGCAAAAAGCTGTGGACCAAGGGGGAGACCTCCGGGAATCGGCTGCGTGTCATGAGCGCTGCGACCGACTGCGACCAGGACACCGTGCTGATCAAGGTCCGCGTAGAGGGCGACGGCGTCGTATGCCATGAAGGCACGCGCTCCTGCTTCACGCGTCCCATCACACTTTCTACGGAGGCGCGGTCATGAGGATCCGACTCGGCATTCCCAAAGGCAGCCTTCAAGACGCGACGATACAATTGTTCGCGGCTTCCGGCTTCACAATCTACGCCAATGGCCGTTCCTACTTTCCGCAGACCGACGATCCGGAACTCGACTGCATGCTCATCCGTGCCCAGGAGATGGCACGGTACGTCGAACACGGCGCACTCGATGCCGGCCTCACAGGCCTGGACTGGGTGGTCGAGAGCGGACTGGAAGTCGTTCCGGTAGCCGACCTCAATTATGCCAAGCAGAGCCGCGGCAAAATCCGCTGGGTTCTGGCTGTGCCGGAGGACTCACCTTTCAAGCGCGCCGAAGACCTCGCCGGCAAGATCATCGCGACGGAGCTGGTTCAA includes:
- the hisI gene encoding phosphoribosyl-AMP cyclohydrolase — translated: MARRAENEEEMARIDFEKMQGLAPAVVQDADNDEVLMVGFMNEESLKRTLDSGYLTFYSRTRKKLWTKGETSGNRLRVMSAATDCDQDTVLIKVRVEGDGVVCHEGTRSCFTRPITLSTEARS